Proteins encoded within one genomic window of Bacillus thermozeamaize:
- a CDS encoding enoyl-CoA hydratase (Catalyzes the reversible hydration of unsaturated fatty acyl-CoA to beta-hydroxyacyl-CoA), translating to MVRVERKGPVCTIILSRPEVRNAVDRQTAERLAEAFRAFEADDDLAVAVLWGEGGHFCAGADLKALAEGKGNHLSEDMSQDGPMGPTRMRLSKPVIAAVSGYAVAGGLELACWCDLRVVEETAVFGVFCRRFGVPLIDGGTQRLPRLIGMSRAMDMILTGRPVGAEEALMMGLANRVVPHGKAREEAEKLAEQIAAFPQTCLRSDREAAYRGFEMDFDAAMALEFRLGMRVIESGETSRGAQRFSAGEGRHGKFFG from the coding sequence ATGGTTCGGGTAGAACGAAAAGGACCTGTTTGCACGATCATACTCAGTCGGCCCGAGGTGAGAAATGCGGTGGACCGGCAGACGGCAGAGCGACTGGCGGAGGCGTTCCGGGCGTTCGAGGCGGACGATGACCTGGCCGTGGCGGTGTTGTGGGGGGAAGGCGGGCACTTTTGTGCCGGCGCCGATTTGAAAGCCCTCGCAGAAGGAAAGGGAAACCATTTGTCAGAGGACATGAGCCAGGACGGACCCATGGGGCCGACCCGCATGCGGCTTTCCAAACCGGTGATTGCAGCCGTGTCAGGGTATGCGGTGGCCGGTGGCCTTGAGCTGGCCTGCTGGTGTGATTTGCGGGTGGTTGAGGAGACGGCGGTGTTTGGCGTCTTCTGCCGGCGGTTTGGCGTTCCCTTGATTGACGGGGGAACGCAACGGTTGCCCCGTCTGATCGGGATGAGCCGGGCGATGGATATGATCCTCACGGGCCGTCCGGTAGGGGCGGAAGAGGCCTTGATGATGGGGTTGGCCAATCGTGTCGTGCCTCATGGCAAGGCGAGAGAGGAGGCGGAAAAGCTGGCAGAACAAATAGCCGCTTTCCCGCAGACCTGTTTGCGCAGCGACCGGGAGGCGGCATACCGTGGATTTGAGATGGACTTTGATGCAGCGATGGCGCTGGAGTTCCGTTTGGGGATGCGTGTGATTGAAAGCGGTGAGACCAGTCGGGGCGCGCAACGGTTTTCTGCGGGCGAGGGAAGGCATGGCAAGTTTTTCGGATAA